A stretch of Oncorhynchus mykiss isolate Arlee chromosome 12, USDA_OmykA_1.1, whole genome shotgun sequence DNA encodes these proteins:
- the LOC110516933 gene encoding NLR family CARD domain-containing protein 3-like yields MSLSGEREEGGPASKMCLSGEHDTKTKSPIKQERPASPVPSCVSMKSDRSMLQPLNFREGDFSTEQSPIKQERPASPVPSCVSMKSDQSMDQPLNFREGDFSTEQRNQQERSESEILSGQSSQSHQTDLDSIFSLLEEKIMTFVKNELKKFKRILSPELPEGFESQQQDKEVVDAEDEQQESSAREGALKITLHILRKMNQKELADTLEKYSDELAVICQRELKSNLKKKFQCVFEGIAKQGNPTLLNKIYTELYITEGGTGEVNNEHELRQIETTTRKQATPETPIRCNDIFKPFTGQDKLIRTVLTKGVAGIGKTVSVQKFILDWAEGKSNQDVQFVFSFPFRELNLMKVDKHTFIELLNHFSMETKQSRISNFDKYKVLFIFDGLDECRLPLDFQKNKICWDVTESTSVDVLLTNLIKGNLLPSALIWITTRPAAANKIPSGCVDQVTEVRGFNDPQKEEYFRKRFSDEDLASRIISHIKTSRSLHIMCHVPVFCWISATVLEHMLKHKREEMPKTLTEMYTHLVEFHTKQKNDKYLGEEETGPHWNKESILSLGKLAFQQLVNGNLIFYEEDLKEAGIDVSEASVYSGLCTQLFKEECGLYQVKVYCFVHLSIQEFLAAVYVFLSFINNNENLMDKLQTKSSIFSSLFREKPKVTEVTFYKSAVDKALQSETGNLDLFLRFLLGLSLESNQKRFRGLLTKTRSSSQTHEETVKYIKEKIRENPSPERSINLFHCLNELNDHSLVNEIQFYLRSGSLSKPKLSPAQWSALVFVLLTSEKDLDLFDLKKYSRSEEGLLRLLPVVKASRVALLSGCGVTEEGCASLVSAL; encoded by the exons atgagtctctctggggagagagaggaggggggccctgcctctaaaatgTGTCTCTCTGGGGAACACGACACCAAAACTAAGAG cccaatcaagcaggagagaccagcctcccctgttcccagctgtgtgtccatgaagagtgaccGGTCTATGCTTCAACCTCTAAACTTTAGAGAGGGAGACTTTTCTACTGAACAAAG tccaatcaagcaggagagaccagcctcccctgttcccagctgtgtgtccatgaagagtgaccAGTCTATGGATCAACCTCTAAACTTTAGAGAGGGAGACTTTTCTACTGAACAAAG AAACCAACAGGAGAGATCAGAGTCAGAGATTCTCAGTGGTCAGTCTTCCCAGAGTCATCAAACAGACCTGGACTCCATATTCAGT TTGCTTGAAGAGAAAATTATGACATTTGTGAAGAACGAGCTGAAGAAGTTCAAGAGGATTCTTAGTCCAGAACTCCCAGAAGGCTTTGAGAGTCAGCAGCAGGATAAGGAAGTGGTGGATGCTGAAGATGAGCAGCAGGAGAGCagtgccagagagggggctctgaagatcacactgcacatcctgaggaaaatgaaccagaaggagcttgctgacacactggagaaat ATTCAGATGAGCTTGCCGTGATTTGCCAACGTGAACTCAAATCTAATCTAAAGAAGAAGTTTCAATGTGTATTTGAGGGGATCGCTAAACAaggaaacccaacacttctcaataagatctacacagagctctacatcacagaaggtggaacaggagaggtcaataatgaacatgagctgagacagattgagacaacaaccaggaaacaAGCAACACCAGAGACTCCAATCAGATGTAATGACATCTTCAAACCCTTCACTGGACAAGACAAACTcatcagaactgtgctgacaaagggagtcgctggcattggaaaaacagtctctgtgcagaagttcattctggactgggctgaaggaaaatcaaatcaggatgtccaatttgtattttcattccctttccgggagctgaatttgatgaaAGTGGACAAACACACTTTCATTGAACTACTTAATCACTTCTCAATGGAAACCAAACAATCAAGAATCTCCAACTTCGACAAGTAcaaagttctgttcatctttgatggtctggatgagtgccgactgcccctagacttccagaagaacaagatATGTTGGGACGTCACAGagtcaacctcagtggatgttctgctgacaaatctcatcaagggaaatctgcttccctctgctctcatctggataactacccgacctgcagcagccaataagatcccttcagggtgtgttgaccaggtgacagaggtacgagggttcaatgacccacagaaggaggagtacttcaggaagagattcagtgatgaggacctggccagcagaatcatctcacacataaagacatcaaggagcctccacatcatgtgccacgttccagtcttctgttggatttctgcaacagtccttgaacacatgctgaaacataagagagaagagatgcccaagactctgactgagatgtacaCACACCTTGTGGAGTTTCATACCAAACAGAAGAATGACAAGTATCTTGGGGAAGAAGAGACAGGTCCACACTGGAATAAAGAGAGCATTCTGTCACTGGGAAAACTGGCTTTTCAACAGCTTGTGAATGgcaatctgattttctatgaaGAAGACCTGAAAGAGGCTGGCATTGATGTCAGTGAAGCCTCAGTGTACTCAGGATTGTGCACACAGCTCTTTAAAGAGGAATGTGGGCTGTACCAGGTCAAGGTGTACTGCTTTGTTcatctgagcattcaggagtttctggctgctgtatatgtgttcctctcattcatcaacaacaatgagAATCTAATGGACAAACTGCAAACAAAGTCCAGTATCTTTTCTTCGCTTTTCAGAGAGAAGCCTAAAGTTACTGAAGTTACTTTCTACAAGAGTGCTGTGGATAAAGCCTTACAAAGTGAGACAGGAAACCTGGACcttttcctccgcttccttctgggcctctcactggagtccaatcagaagcGCTTCCGAGGTCTACTGACAAAGACAAGAAGCAGCTCACAGACCCATGAAGAAACAGTCAAGTACATCAAGGAGAAGATCAGGGAGAATCCCTCTCCAGAGAGGAgcatcaatctgttccactgtctgaatgaactgaatgaccatTCTCTTGTGAATGAGATCCAATTCTACCTGAGATCAGGAAGTCTCTCAAAACCCAAACTGTCACCtgcacagtggtcagctctggtctttgtgttgctgacttcagAAAAGGATCTGGATTtgtttgacctgaagaaatactccagatcagaggaaggtcttCTGAGGCTGCTGCCAGTGGTCAAAGCCTCCAGAGTTGCTCT gctgtcaggctgtggagtcacagaggaaggctgtgcttctctggtctcagctctg